The following is a genomic window from Clostridium sp..
AAGACTGCAGAGAACAATTGCAGTGGTCCGGATTCCGATGTAAATATGAACAGATTTGATGATGAGAATTATGTAAAATTAAGTGATGGAGATAAAATACCGGATGGTATTGAGAAAAATGTGCAGCTTATGGAAAAGATATTATATTGTCCTAAAAACAAGGGCATAAATATAAAAAGAATTAGAATTGGAGATAAATACAATGGAATTATGGTATATCTGAGAGGAATGGTAGACAATACTATGATAGATACCTTTATAATGAGGCCGCTTTTGAGTTATAGAATTGACGATAAAAAAAATTGTCATATTCACAATAATGGCAGTGACAATGAGATAGATTTCATATTTGATCAGGTAATACAAACCAGCAGAAATAAAAAATGCAACAATGTAAAAAATATCGTGGATGAAATCCTGGAGGGAAATACAGCTCTTTACATAGATGGGGCAAGCAATTACCTGATATGTTATACCAAAGGATTTGAAAAGAGAAATGTGGATAAACCTCAGATTGAAGGAGCTGTAAAAGCCTCCCAGGAAGCATTCAATGAAGATCTGGATACCAACATAACCCTAATAAGAAGAATTATAAAGAACAGGAATTTGATAAGTGAAAAATTGAGAATTGGCAAGAACAATAATATTGACTGTGCAGTAATGTATATGGAAGGAATAGTGAATCCTGCCATAGTAGATGAAGTGAAAAGGAGGATCAACAGCATAGACACAGATGCCATACTTGGAAGCGGTATGCTGGAGCAGTATATTGAGGACAACAGCTGGTCTATTGTACCAACTGTACTCTCTACGGAAAGACCGGACAGAACAGCACACTATATTATGGAGGGCAAGGTGGCAATTATAAGTTTTGCCACTCCTTTTGCAATAATTGTACCAAGTACATTTTCACT
Proteins encoded in this region:
- a CDS encoding spore germination protein translates to MKKRKNAFEKLMSLITYKEKKKVREFVIPEVNEKDEKTAENNCSGPDSDVNMNRFDDENYVKLSDGDKIPDGIEKNVQLMEKILYCPKNKGINIKRIRIGDKYNGIMVYLRGMVDNTMIDTFIMRPLLSYRIDDKKNCHIHNNGSDNEIDFIFDQVIQTSRNKKCNNVKNIVDEILEGNTALYIDGASNYLICYTKGFEKRNVDKPQIEGAVKASQEAFNEDLDTNITLIRRIIKNRNLISEKLRIGKNNNIDCAVMYMEGIVNPAIVDEVKRRINSIDTDAILGSGMLEQYIEDNSWSIVPTVLSTERPDRTAHYIMEGKVAIISFATPFAIIVPSTFSLMFHTAEDDFLKWQYTLFLRIIRIMGMFVAVMFPGLYISIVNFHQEMIPTSILIAIATAREDVPFPTILEIFFMEAAFGLITEAGVRIPGIIGNTIGIVGALILGQAAVEASIISPVLIIVVAFTILGNYSIPDFSLSYGVRIFRVIFIVLGAMLGFLGISIGIVVTATMLVSLKSFGVPFLSIMAPKTRKASDTVLSKPLWRQEMRPDPINPLNLRKQPKISKKWTKEDADYNEDKL